In the Triticum aestivum cultivar Chinese Spring chromosome 2B, IWGSC CS RefSeq v2.1, whole genome shotgun sequence genome, CAAAATGTGTGTCATATGTTAGTACAAACAAATATAGTAACTTGAGGTTCATCGCTGAAtgaagtttctaaacatatattgtttGCGCATACTACACATATTTTATTTTGTTATTCAAAATCAAAACCTAGAAAATCATGTCGAACTTTCAAAAACCGAACGAAGGAAGAACTTCAACCTTAAAAGCTTTGTCCAACACCACCTTATTTCATACTACTAGCCTCCAAATAACATAGATATATTAATAACAAAATGCCGTATTTATTTGGTTCTTTATTTGCCAAATGCTGTCGCAAGACACTCAACCATACACTGATTTATGACAGCATAATAAATTCGCATCATATAAAGCAGCAACAACACTcccgaaaaagaaaaagaaaaacactttCCAATCGCACTCCCAAACCACAGGGCCCACACTGGCAGCGCTATAACGGCAGCTACCAACGCGCTCCAAATCTGGGACCTCCCACCGGCCCTACACGTTAGCCTGCCTCCCCCATTCAATCAACGACCAGCACAATAACGAACTCCTAGATCCGACGGCCTGAATCCGCCGCCAGCCCGCTATATATCCAGTCACCTCACCCACGGGCACCCTCTCTTTCCGCCCTCCGCAACCTCACGAGACTCCCCCAACCCCAGGCGAccctcctcggcggcggcggcgcgggcggcgatgCAGATGGCGGCGACCACAACGGAGTCACAGGTGGCCGTGCCGCCTCACCACCCCCACGCGCACCCACATCCGCACCCACCTCCGCATCACCCGCACCCGCACCATCACATGCCGCAGCCGCGGTGGGTCGTCCTCCCCTACCCGCCGCCGTCCATGGTGgccgccccgcccccgccgccgccgcagttcGCCAAGCACTACGCGCCGGGGCCGCCGCCTCCCCCTGCCGCGGCCGGGCGACGCACGCCGACCCCACCCGCGGCCGGATCCGGCGGGAACGGCTGCGAGGAGAATAAGACGATCTGGGTCGGCGACCTCCAGTACTGGATGGACGAGAACTACCTCCATAACTGCTTCGGCCCCAGCGGCGAGGTTCGTGTTCTCTCCCGATCCGGACTTGTCCGTACTAGATCTCGCGAATACAGTAAGATTCGCCCCATTCTTTTGTGTTGATTCATGTGTTGTGCCATCAAATTGCCATGAAAGCGTATATTTTGTGCTTTGTCGTCGCTTGATGCGAATAAAAGGCGATGCTTCTATAATTAGCCGTGAAAAGTTGCTCAAGGCGCCAACTTTAAGGCCATTCAATATAGTACGGATGGAATGCTCTTCTTTGAATGGTTATTACTTCCATCACTGCAAGCCATTTCTTCTTCTTTCTGAATTGTAATAACAAACAAAATAGCATTATTCTTTGCGATGCTAGCTTCCAAAGGTGCCGACTTTGGGGATTTATACTAGTTTGGTTAGTACTCGTTTGGAGGAAACAGTCTTGGCACGCATAATTTAATGAACATTGTGAACGAGCTGAGCTAGTTTGCATTTTGGTGATTACGGAATAAGTAAAGTAACGGTTGGAGGGGTGAAAGGAAGCCATAATGAAAGCCTTGACCAATTACGACTCTCTTTTATTGGGAGGTTTGCTTACTGACGTGGACAGGAATTGGGAAAGGTGGCAAGTACTTTGTCTGGAAGATGGTTAACGAAGAAAGCAAGTTGTACGCGTTCTTGTGTTTGTACAATTTGGCAGGAACTATCCTTCACAAACAGCAACCATGATAGGTTTATTAAAAGACATAATGAATGTGAACCACTCACGGGTTCATCTATTTTTTTGCCTTCAATCATTGCGTATTTCTTCTCTTACCCAAGTACTAGTTTACTCACCCTTTTCTCTACATCTGCTTCATAGGTGGTAACAATAAAAGTTATCCGCAATAGGCAAACTGGACAATCAGAGGGATATGGTTTTGTAGAGTTCTTTTCCCATGCATCAGCAGACAAAGCTCTTCAGAATTTTACTGGTCATGTGATGCCCAACACTGATCGAGCCTTTAAGTTGAACTGGGCATCCTATAGCATGGGTGAAAAGCGATCAGAAGTTGTCTCTGACCACTCAATTTTTGTTGGTGATTTAGCTGCTGATGTTACTGATGAAATGTTGATGGAGCTTTTTGCTAGCAAGTATCGCTCCGTGAAAGGAGCTAAAGTTATCATTGATGCAAACACAGGCCGTTCTAGGGGCTATGGATTTGTTAGATTTGGAGATGATACCGACAAAGCTCATGCAATGACTGAAATGAACGGTGTTTATTGCTCTACTAGACCGATTCGCGTAGGACCTGCAACGCCTAGAAGAACCTCTGGTATGTCCCTTCTTCGCGGTTGTTCTGCAGCCCTAAACTGTACAACCTTCTTTTTGTTAGTTTGTGGATTGTCTTGTATTTTTCGTACAAGTGCTTTAACTTGCACTAAATTTGACTCATTTTATGGCCACATTGTACCTATCATTACTATCACTATTTGTTTTGGAAAAATCTACTCATACCTTTGTATGACCCTGATGTTGTCGTAGTGTTCTcctattactccctctgtcccacaatataagatcgtttttcaaGCTATGTATATTGTGGGACCGAGGGAGTAGTTTTTTTCAGTACACATCCTGTTTTTAATGAAGAAGTTATTGATCATCTATCTGTACTTGTTTTGCCTTTCTGGACTATGTACATGACCTGTGTAGATTAACAGATAGTATCAAACAAACAAATCCACTTCCACTGTGGTGCTAGTGTTCCTACTGCCTGTAGTGGGGCCAGTTCTACTGCTTCAATTGCTATAAGTCCTTGTATTCATATATGGAGCATGTCATGTATTCTGCTTCTTTGTTAAGGGCGATATGGAATTGGTTATTTTCTCATACGAGATCCGTATAGGTTTAATCCTTGTTGCGCAACTTAATGACTATTAACTTCAGGTGATTCTGGTTCCTCAACCCCTGGCCATTCAGATGGTGATTCAAATAACAGAACGGTGTGTATACTGGTGTTTTCATAGTGTTTGTTAACCTTGTAGCTTCTTAGTTTCTAATCTGAAATTCTCAACCTGCTTTAGGTATATGTTGGTGGGCTCGACCCAAATGTTAGTGAAGACGAGCTGAGGAAATCATTTGCCAAATATGGTGATGTTGCCTCTGTCAAAATTCCTCTAGGGAAGCAGTGTGGCTTTGTTCAGTATGTCAACAGGTACTTTTCTGAAGTTCTTATGTGTTTTACTGGTTATTTCTATGTAACTTACAAGCTATACTTTTATTTGTGCCACTGTTTTAGAACTGATGCAGAAGAAGCACTGCAAGGATTGAATGGGGCTGTCATTGGAAAGCAGGCAGTTCGCCTTTCGTGGGGCCGCAGCCCATCACACAAACAGGTTGGCCATGTGCCTCTTAACTGTTTCCTTCTTTGATCATTCCTTGCTATAGTATGAGTTTGCATTGAACCAATCATCTTGGTAAAAGTACAATGACCACTATGTTTGAAAACTCTTAAGTTAAGTTTGGAAAATTTGTCAGTAACCTATGGATGACTATAAATTGGATGTACTATAACAAATTAGCCTTGCAAGATAATTTCCATATATGATATTTTCTTTTCCTATATGATAATGATCTTTCCCATGAAAGGCTACTTTGTTGTGTCCATGTTTAATTGATTTATGACTAATACGGACTAGTGCTGACTTGATGTGGGAATTGAAACGTTCCTGCTATAATGGATCTGTTCCTTCTTGTCCCATATGCTAGCAATTATTCCAACACAATTATTCTCTATAGTTGCAGCCTTATGCTTGGTAGTTGTTTCTAgtctaatactccctctgtcccagaatGCAAGACGTTTTTCCACACTAGAGTAGtgtgaaaaaacgtcttacattatgggactgaGTACTAAATAAACTTTGAACATGCAGACTAGTTTAATCCTTGTTTAGTTTAGCTCAGTTCATTTTGCAAACCTAGTTTTGGTACAACTAAGCAACCAAGCTTCCTATCCTCTCCTTCAGCCTGTGATCTGTTCTACATACCTTGCGTGCTGTGTGGCTATGTAAAAAGGGCAATGCCATGATTGTGTAATATATGCCCTGTGGCCCATCTGTAGCTTTATTTTAAGGCTATGCATTTTGAGGGTGCTTGTTGACTGAATGCCATGCCTTTATGGAAAACATTCGAGCTCAGAGATAAGTAGATCAGTCATCActttattgttaaataaaaatgttGAGACCAACCTGGACTAGCCCTTGGCGGTATTTTCCTGATAGAAGGAAACAGCCTGAGTCACCTGCAGAGTGTAGGATTAGACAACCATCACCTGCAGAGTGTAGGATTAGACAACCAAGCGATGCTTGGTTCTCACTTCATTGTTAAATCAGGGACAACATCTGTGTAGGCACAAGGGGTCTTCTATCTCTTGCCACTCAATAAATATAACTTTGAATGATTCACTATTTGTTTTTCAAAAAGTCTCATTTGGCACACTTGTTGGTAACATGAGCAAACATTAGCACAGCGCTTGTTAGGTTGTACTGGTCCTCGAAATTTTAAGCTAGGCCGTGCAGTTGTTCTTTTCCTGCAGCTAAGACGGGTTGCCTTTGCTACTACTTGTTAACTCTGTTTCTGTCAACTGTATATAGAATCTGTTGATTTTAAAGGTATTTGTCTTAATGGATTCCATGACGCTAATCCACTGTTTTCTTGTTTTCAGTCTAGGGGCGATTCCGGCAACAGGAGGAACAACAACAATATGTACTATGGCACGCCGTTCTACGGCGGGTACGGCTACGCATCCCCCGTCCCGCACCCGAACATGTATGCCCCTGCGTATGGAGCCTACCCCTTCTACGGCAACCAGCAGCTGGTGAGCTAGAGAGAGAGCTTCGTCCCACTCCCTCCGATGGGAAACAAGGTTTTGATCCGGTGAGAGCATAGCAGCGTCagaagagagagagtgagagagagagagagagattatatAGATGGTCCTAAAAGTAAGAGGGTGAGACAGGTTATTAAAAAGTGAAAGAAACGAGTGGTGTCTGTACTCTGTAGCgtctgttgtgtgtgtgtgtgtgtgtgtgtgtgtgtgtgtgttgcaagAACTAGAAGAGCCTCTAGGCTTGTAGACACGGTCGGAGCGTCATGGATGATTCATTCAAGAAATTTTGACTTGCTTAATAAGTTACAACACTGTTTGTGCCGCACATCTATTTTTATCTCCACTGGGTGGAGTGCTGCTTATTGGGTCTCTCAGCTGCCGTTTTTAGCCTATAAATAGTATGCTGCCTATTCGTTGCATCAGTATGGTCTAGTTGAGCATATGCATGCAAAAGACCAACATTGTTGTTTGGTTGTATACGAGCATAGAATTGTAAGCACTTTGTACCCTACTTGGCTAGCTTACCTACAACCCCCTCCGTTCGGAAATAGttatcatcaaaatgaataaaagaagatgtatctaaatgtattttagttctagatacataacACTGCAATGAAGATGAACTGAAGGAAGATGGTGGAGTTCTTTAGCCTAAACTGAACTGGACAAAGATGGTGGAGTTCTTTAGCCCAAACTGATGATCCATCTTGCCAACTTTGAAACTGCTGCATGCTCGCTTTCGCATAAATTTGAAGTAAGCTTCTTCTGTCGCCTGCATGGTCTTAAACCCTCGGTGGTTGTTGTGCTTGTACCCTGAAAATTGTTCATTGCAAGCTTTTCATGAACTGTGGACCTCAGGAGCCCTTTCAATGAACACcgtatactccctccttccatctatataggcctaatgcgtttttcgaggtttgacatgcaacttacacgaaGCATACCCTcgaattcgtatgtgaaaggagcttccaatgatataattttcacattatacatctcatgtattattaatcttgtcaatagtcaaaggcggtcttgaaaagcACATTTGACCCTATATAGATGGAGGGAGGGAGTTCCACTTATcctagcaatgcacaagagcaaTAAGTTGAAGCACCAAGCAACGAAACACACAAAAAACAAGCAATGGAGCACTCCAGGAGCAAGCAATGAAGCACACAAGCAATGAAGCACAAGAGCATTAGTAAGCACACATGACCATACACCGCATAGCAAGTTCAACCTACCACTACTTTGGTGTAATCGTACCACCACAAGTTCGTGATCACCCACCTCATTaaaatatacagaccataagaTTGTTTTCAAGCCATCGCTAGTGGAAAAAATGCTAGCCACAATTCTCGTTGATGACGCGCCATTTTCCGTGAAAGCCAGCACTATTTTTTCCAAATAGTGCTGGCGTAGGCCAAATCAACACGTCAGCTTTACATGCTTAGTGCTGGCGTTGCTATTTTACAAACGCCACATATCTGTTGGCCTATATGCACTCACCGTTTGCAATACACTGATGGCGTTGGTTTTCTTTGCATGCCATAGTTAATTTGTTAGTGCTAACGTTCGTCTTTTATGCACGCCAGAAACAGTTTTTCCATTTGattaaaataatattttttaaTTATTATACTAGTCACAAAATAATGAAAATTTTATATTATGTTTTTTGTCATCATTATTTTTACAGTTTTTATCATTTTAGGGATTTTATTTCTTTACCaccaattttaattttttttattttgttaagTCTTTTAGTAATTTTAAGTCTTTTATTTTGTTAATTTTATAATATTTTAAATGGAAATACTGGCATTTTTTAAAATATGCACTTTGAGACTTCAATTTTAATTTATTTACTTTTTAATTTGAGACATGAAATATGTACTTTGAGACTTCATCTTTATAGTATATTGTAGTTTATTttttaaagtttatattattttaagTATTT is a window encoding:
- the LOC123045609 gene encoding polyadenylate-binding protein RBP47 isoform X2, coding for MQMAATTTESQVAVPPHHPHAHPHPHPPPHHPHPHHHMPQPRWVVLPYPPPSMVAAPPPPPPQFAKHYAPGPPPPPAAAGRRTPTPPAAGSGGNGCEENKTIWVGDLQYWMDENYLHNCFGPSGEVVTIKVIRNRQTGQSEGYGFVEFFSHASADKALQNFTGHVMPNTDRAFKLNWASYSMGEKRSEVVSDHSIFVGDLAADVTDEMLMELFASKYRSVKGAKVIIDANTGRSRGYGFVRFGDDTDKAHAMTEMNGVYCSTRPIRVGPATPRRTSDGDSNNRTVYVGGLDPNVSEDELRKSFAKYGDVASVKIPLGKQCGFVQYVNRTDAEEALQGLNGAVIGKQAVRLSWGRSPSHKQSRGDSGNRRNNNNMYYGTPFYGGYGYASPVPHPNMYAPAYGAYPFYGNQQLVS
- the LOC123045609 gene encoding polyadenylate-binding protein RBP47 isoform X1, with amino-acid sequence MQMAATTTESQVAVPPHHPHAHPHPHPPPHHPHPHHHMPQPRWVVLPYPPPSMVAAPPPPPPQFAKHYAPGPPPPPAAAGRRTPTPPAAGSGGNGCEENKTIWVGDLQYWMDENYLHNCFGPSGEVVTIKVIRNRQTGQSEGYGFVEFFSHASADKALQNFTGHVMPNTDRAFKLNWASYSMGEKRSEVVSDHSIFVGDLAADVTDEMLMELFASKYRSVKGAKVIIDANTGRSRGYGFVRFGDDTDKAHAMTEMNGVYCSTRPIRVGPATPRRTSGDSGSSTPGHSDGDSNNRTVYVGGLDPNVSEDELRKSFAKYGDVASVKIPLGKQCGFVQYVNRTDAEEALQGLNGAVIGKQAVRLSWGRSPSHKQSRGDSGNRRNNNNMYYGTPFYGGYGYASPVPHPNMYAPAYGAYPFYGNQQLVS